From one Comamonas piscis genomic stretch:
- a CDS encoding extracellular solute-binding protein — protein MHSFKILALACAITAGAAAQAQEVVNLYSARHYATDEALYNNFTKATGIKINRVDSDDAGIVARLKAEGAASPADVVLMVDAARLYRGEKDNLFLPIRSAKLEEVIPANLRAQPEADGGITWFGLSTRARVIAYNKAKVNAEDVDSYEKLADPKNKGKICIRSASHPYNLSLFGAVTEHIGEAKAQQWLQGVKDNLARAPKGGDTDQIKAVAAGECDIAITNSYYLARLMRSSNPADVEVANKVSVVFPNQSSWGTHLNIAGGAVAKYSKNKDNAVKFLEYLASPEAQTYFANGNNEWPAAKNVQTDNPALKAMTMDKPFKSETIPISAVGTNMPKVQQMLDRAGFQ, from the coding sequence ATGCATTCTTTCAAAATCCTTGCACTGGCTTGCGCCATCACGGCAGGTGCTGCTGCACAAGCCCAAGAAGTGGTCAACCTGTACTCTGCCCGCCACTACGCGACAGATGAGGCGCTCTATAACAACTTTACAAAAGCGACCGGCATCAAGATCAACCGTGTGGACTCGGACGACGCAGGCATTGTGGCCCGCCTCAAAGCCGAAGGCGCTGCCTCCCCCGCCGACGTGGTGCTGATGGTGGATGCCGCCCGCCTCTACCGCGGTGAGAAGGACAACCTCTTCCTGCCGATCCGCTCGGCCAAGCTCGAAGAAGTGATCCCCGCCAACCTGCGCGCCCAACCCGAAGCCGATGGCGGCATCACCTGGTTTGGTCTCTCGACCCGTGCCCGCGTGATTGCCTACAACAAGGCCAAAGTGAACGCAGAAGATGTCGACAGTTATGAAAAGCTGGCCGACCCCAAGAACAAGGGCAAGATCTGCATCCGCTCGGCCTCGCACCCCTACAACCTGAGCCTGTTTGGCGCCGTGACCGAGCATATCGGCGAGGCCAAGGCCCAGCAGTGGCTGCAAGGCGTGAAGGACAACCTGGCCCGCGCACCCAAGGGCGGCGACACCGACCAGATCAAGGCCGTGGCCGCTGGTGAATGCGATATCGCCATCACCAACAGCTACTACCTGGCCCGCCTGATGCGCTCCAGCAACCCAGCCGATGTGGAAGTGGCCAACAAGGTCAGCGTGGTGTTCCCCAACCAAAGCAGCTGGGGCACGCACCTGAACATCGCGGGTGGCGCGGTCGCCAAGTACAGCAAGAACAAGGACAATGCCGTCAAGTTCCTGGAGTACCTGGCCAGCCCTGAGGCCCAAACCTACTTTGCCAATGGCAACAACGAGTGGCCCGCTGCCAAGAATGTGCAGACCGACAACCCTGCGCTGAAGGCCATGACCATGGACAAGCCTTTCAAGAGCGAGACCATCCCGATCAGCGCCGTGGGTACCAATATGCCCAAGGTGCAGCAAATGCTGGACCGCGCTGGCTTCCAGTAA
- a CDS encoding 3-hydroxyacyl-CoA dehydrogenase: MHIADKVFIVTGGASGLGEGTARMLAREGATVVIADMQAEKGQALAQELGGAFVQCDVSNAEQAQAVVAKAVSLGKLFGLVNCAGIAPAEKTVGKNGAHSLEVFSKTITVNLIGSFNMIRLCAEAMGKNEPEATGERGVLISTASVAAYDGQIGQAAYAASKGGVVGMTLPIARDLARNGIRNMTIAPGIFGTPMLFGMPQEVQDALAAGVPFPSRLGTPEDYAKLVKHIVENDMLNGEVIRLDGAIRLAPK, translated from the coding sequence ATGCATATCGCCGACAAGGTATTTATCGTCACAGGCGGCGCTTCCGGCCTGGGAGAAGGCACGGCACGCATGCTGGCCCGTGAGGGCGCGACCGTCGTCATCGCCGACATGCAGGCCGAAAAAGGCCAAGCACTGGCGCAAGAGCTGGGCGGCGCCTTTGTGCAGTGCGATGTGTCCAATGCGGAACAAGCCCAGGCCGTGGTCGCCAAGGCGGTATCGCTGGGCAAGCTGTTTGGCCTGGTCAACTGCGCCGGCATTGCACCGGCCGAGAAGACCGTGGGCAAAAACGGCGCGCACTCGCTGGAAGTCTTCAGCAAGACCATCACGGTCAACCTGATCGGCAGCTTCAACATGATTCGCCTCTGCGCCGAAGCCATGGGCAAGAACGAGCCCGAAGCCACCGGCGAACGCGGCGTACTGATCTCGACGGCCAGCGTGGCCGCCTATGATGGCCAGATCGGCCAGGCCGCCTATGCAGCGTCCAAAGGCGGTGTTGTCGGCATGACCTTGCCGATTGCCCGCGATCTGGCGCGCAACGGCATCCGCAACATGACGATTGCCCCGGGCATTTTTGGCACCCCCATGCTTTTTGGCATGCCCCAGGAGGTGCAGGATGCCCTCGCCGCTGGCGTCCCCTTCCCCAGCCGTCTGGGCACCCCTGAGGACTATGCCAAGCTGGTCAAACACATTGTCGAGAACGATATGCTCAACGGCGAAGTGATTCGCCTGGATGGCGCCATCCGCTTGGCACCCAAGTAA
- the gltX gene encoding glutamate--tRNA ligase, with translation MSTKVRTRFAPSPTGFIHLGNIRSALYPWAFARASQGDFILRIEDTDLERSNQASVDVILEGMAWLQLDPNEGPFYQMQRMDRYKEVLATLLEKGYVYPCYMSMEALDALREKQMANKEKPRYDGTWRPEEGKVLPPVPEGVKPVLRFKTPLAGVVAWEDKCKGRIEFQNTELDDLVIARPDGTPTYNFCVCVDDMDMAITHVIRGDDHVNNTPRQIHIFEALGADVPVFAHLPTVLNEQGEKMSKRNGAKPVTQYRDEGYLPDAMVNYLARLGWSHGDDEIFSRQQFLEWFNLDHLGRSAGQFDDAKLRWVNAQHMKLTPDDELAAMLTPFLKNLGLDSITVSDGRLPRICALFKDRCDTLVDLAQWASVFYEDVQPSAEDLATHVTPEIIPVIDELLQVLQEGDWSKEAISAGFKQVLKTQGMKMPQLAMPVRVLAVGTAHTPSVDAVLALLGREKIIERLQKR, from the coding sequence ATGAGCACCAAAGTACGTACCCGTTTTGCCCCGTCGCCCACCGGTTTTATCCACCTGGGCAATATCCGCTCTGCGCTCTACCCCTGGGCTTTTGCGCGAGCCAGCCAAGGCGATTTCATTCTGCGCATTGAAGACACCGATCTGGAGCGCTCCAACCAGGCGTCGGTCGATGTGATCCTTGAAGGCATGGCCTGGCTGCAGCTGGACCCCAACGAGGGTCCGTTCTACCAGATGCAGCGCATGGACCGCTACAAAGAGGTGCTGGCCACCTTGCTGGAAAAAGGCTATGTCTACCCCTGCTACATGAGCATGGAAGCGCTGGACGCACTGCGTGAAAAGCAGATGGCCAACAAGGAAAAGCCACGCTACGACGGCACCTGGCGCCCGGAAGAGGGCAAGGTGCTGCCGCCGGTGCCCGAAGGTGTCAAACCCGTGCTGCGCTTCAAAACGCCGCTGGCCGGTGTCGTGGCTTGGGAAGACAAGTGCAAGGGCCGTATCGAGTTCCAGAACACCGAGCTCGATGACCTGGTCATTGCCCGCCCGGATGGCACGCCCACCTACAACTTCTGCGTCTGCGTCGATGACATGGACATGGCCATCACCCACGTGATCCGCGGTGACGACCATGTGAACAACACGCCGCGCCAGATTCACATTTTTGAAGCATTGGGCGCTGACGTGCCGGTGTTTGCCCATTTGCCCACCGTGCTGAACGAGCAGGGCGAGAAGATGAGCAAGCGCAATGGCGCCAAGCCGGTGACGCAGTACCGGGACGAGGGCTACCTGCCCGATGCCATGGTGAACTACCTGGCACGCCTGGGCTGGAGCCACGGCGATGACGAAATTTTCTCGCGCCAGCAGTTCCTGGAATGGTTCAACCTGGACCACCTGGGCCGCAGCGCCGGTCAGTTTGACGACGCCAAGCTGCGCTGGGTGAATGCCCAGCATATGAAGCTGACGCCCGACGATGAGCTCGCTGCCATGCTGACCCCGTTCTTGAAGAACCTGGGTCTCGACAGCATCACCGTGAGCGACGGTCGCCTGCCGCGCATCTGCGCGCTGTTCAAAGACCGCTGCGACACCTTGGTGGACCTGGCGCAATGGGCCAGCGTGTTCTATGAAGACGTGCAGCCCAGCGCAGAAGACCTGGCCACCCATGTAACGCCCGAGATCATTCCCGTGATCGACGAGCTGCTGCAGGTGCTGCAAGAGGGTGATTGGAGCAAGGAAGCGATCAGCGCCGGCTTCAAGCAAGTGCTCAAGACACAAGGCATGAAGATGCCGCAACTGGCCATGCCGGTGCGTGTTTTGGCCGTGGGCACAGCCCATACGCCTTCGGTGGACGCGGTGCTTGCATTACTCGGTCGTGAAAAAATTATCGAAAGACTGCAAAAGCGCTGA
- a CDS encoding O-succinylhomoserine sulfhydrylase, with product MTDKQLPPGLHPDTLAVREAVERSQWGEHSEALYLASSFVQPNAETAARRFAAQEEGYTYTRTGNPTVTSFERRLAAMEGTECAIATSTGMSAILLVALTVLKAGDHVICSQSMFGSTIKLLGTEMARFGVETSFVSQTDVEAWKAAIRPNTRLLFAETPTNPLTDLCDIAALADVAHAHGALLAVDNSFATPVLQQPVKLGADLVVHSGTKFLDGQGRVMAGAVCGTVALVDKVMGTFLRSGGLNLSPFNAWVVMKGMETLSLRVKAESAAALELARWLEGHPKVARVYYPGLESHPQHALAMRQQNGMGGAVLAFDVVGEGAEQLRANAFHVVDSTLLCSITANLGDVKTTITHPASTSHGRLTEEQRQSAGVGQGLVRISVGLEHLDDLKADLLRGLDTLT from the coding sequence ATGACTGACAAGCAATTGCCGCCGGGCCTGCACCCAGATACCTTGGCGGTCCGAGAGGCGGTGGAGCGCAGCCAATGGGGCGAGCACAGCGAAGCCCTGTACCTGGCCAGCAGCTTTGTGCAGCCCAATGCTGAGACGGCCGCGCGCCGCTTTGCCGCGCAGGAAGAGGGCTACACCTATACGCGCACCGGCAACCCTACGGTGACCAGCTTTGAGCGCCGCCTGGCCGCGATGGAAGGCACCGAGTGCGCCATCGCCACCTCGACCGGTATGTCCGCCATCTTGCTGGTGGCCTTGACCGTGCTGAAGGCCGGCGACCATGTGATCTGCTCGCAGTCCATGTTCGGCTCGACCATCAAGCTGCTGGGCACTGAGATGGCGCGCTTTGGCGTGGAAACCAGCTTTGTGTCGCAGACCGATGTGGAGGCCTGGAAAGCCGCGATCCGCCCGAACACCCGTTTGCTGTTTGCCGAGACCCCCACCAACCCGCTGACCGACCTCTGCGATATCGCTGCGCTCGCCGATGTGGCCCATGCGCATGGCGCCTTGCTGGCCGTGGACAATAGCTTTGCGACGCCGGTGCTGCAGCAGCCCGTCAAGCTGGGTGCGGATCTGGTGGTGCATTCGGGCACCAAGTTTCTCGACGGCCAGGGCCGTGTCATGGCCGGTGCCGTGTGCGGCACGGTCGCGCTGGTGGACAAGGTCATGGGCACCTTCCTGCGCAGCGGCGGGCTCAACCTCTCGCCGTTCAACGCCTGGGTGGTGATGAAGGGCATGGAGACCTTGTCGCTGCGGGTGAAGGCCGAAAGCGCCGCCGCGCTGGAGTTGGCCCGTTGGCTGGAAGGCCATCCCAAGGTGGCCCGGGTGTACTACCCAGGGCTGGAAAGCCATCCGCAGCATGCGCTGGCCATGCGCCAACAAAATGGCATGGGCGGCGCCGTGCTGGCCTTCGATGTGGTGGGAGAGGGCGCGGAGCAACTGCGTGCCAATGCCTTCCATGTGGTGGACAGCACCTTGCTGTGCTCGATCACCGCCAACCTGGGCGATGTGAAGACCACCATCACGCATCCGGCCAGCACCTCGCATGGCCGCTTGACGGAGGAGCAGCGCCAGTCCGCTGGCGTGGGCCAGGGTCTGGTCCGCATCTCCGTCGGCCTGGAACACCTGGATGATTTGAAAGCCGACCTGTTGCGCGGCCTGGACACCCTGACATGA
- the purF gene encoding amidophosphoribosyltransferase has product MCGIVGVVSSTPVNQLIYDALLLLQHRGQDAAGIATQQGRKFFMHKAKGMVKDVFRTRNMRALPGNVGLGQVRYPTAGNAYSEEEAQPFYVNAPFGIVLVHNGNLTNAVELRKELFSTDHRHTNTDSDSEVLLNVFAHELERATHGVPLQKEDVFNAIRAVHKRVQGSYAVIALIAGHGVVAFRDPNGIRPLCIGRGADGTVMVASESVALEGTMQQLERDIAPGEAVFIGDDGSLTFAQCAEAPSLHPCIFEFVYLARPDSVLDGMSVYQARLNLGETLAKRVISMVPPNEIDAVIPIPESSRPSAMQLAQLLGKPYREGFVKNRYVGRTFIMPGQGARKKSVRQKLNAIGSEFQGRNVLLVDDSIVRGTTSKEIVQMARDAGANKVYLASAAPPVRFPNVYGIDMPTAKELVAHDRSLEEIRQYIGCDALIYQDVDGMKNAIGKLNTDVHGFEASCFDGVYVTGITPEGISQVNAGRVSTEEDELDTSRLSLRNADVTDAA; this is encoded by the coding sequence ATGTGTGGAATCGTCGGAGTCGTCAGTAGCACGCCGGTCAATCAATTGATCTATGACGCGCTGTTGCTGCTGCAACACCGTGGACAGGATGCCGCCGGCATCGCAACGCAGCAGGGACGCAAGTTCTTCATGCACAAGGCCAAGGGCATGGTCAAGGATGTGTTCCGCACGCGCAATATGCGGGCTTTGCCGGGCAATGTGGGCCTGGGCCAGGTGCGCTACCCTACGGCCGGCAATGCCTACAGCGAAGAAGAAGCCCAGCCGTTCTACGTGAATGCGCCTTTCGGCATTGTGCTGGTACACAACGGCAACCTGACCAATGCGGTCGAGCTGCGCAAGGAGCTGTTCTCCACCGACCACCGCCACACCAACACCGACAGCGATTCGGAAGTGCTGCTCAACGTGTTCGCGCATGAGCTGGAGCGCGCCACCCATGGCGTGCCGCTGCAAAAAGAAGATGTGTTCAACGCCATCCGCGCGGTACACAAGCGCGTGCAGGGCTCCTATGCGGTGATCGCGCTGATCGCCGGCCATGGCGTGGTCGCCTTCCGCGACCCCAATGGCATTCGCCCGCTGTGCATTGGCCGTGGCGCGGATGGCACCGTCATGGTGGCCAGCGAATCGGTGGCACTGGAAGGCACGATGCAGCAGCTGGAGCGCGATATCGCCCCCGGCGAGGCAGTCTTCATTGGCGACGATGGCTCGCTGACCTTTGCACAGTGCGCAGAAGCCCCGAGCCTGCACCCCTGCATTTTCGAGTTTGTCTACCTGGCCCGTCCCGATTCGGTGCTCGACGGCATGTCCGTCTACCAAGCCCGTCTGAACCTGGGTGAGACCCTGGCCAAGCGCGTGATCTCGATGGTGCCGCCCAACGAAATCGATGCGGTGATTCCGATCCCCGAATCGAGCCGCCCGAGCGCCATGCAACTGGCCCAGCTGCTGGGCAAGCCCTACCGCGAAGGTTTTGTGAAGAACCGCTATGTGGGCCGCACCTTCATCATGCCGGGCCAGGGCGCGCGCAAAAAATCAGTGCGCCAAAAGCTCAACGCCATTGGCAGCGAGTTCCAGGGCCGCAATGTGCTGCTGGTCGATGACTCCATCGTGCGCGGTACCACCTCCAAGGAAATCGTGCAGATGGCCCGCGACGCTGGCGCCAACAAGGTCTACCTGGCCAGCGCCGCACCACCGGTGCGTTTCCCCAATGTCTATGGCATCGACATGCCTACCGCCAAAGAGCTGGTGGCCCATGACCGCAGCCTCGAAGAGATTCGCCAGTACATCGGCTGTGACGCGCTGATCTACCAGGATGTGGATGGCATGAAAAACGCCATTGGCAAGCTCAACACCGATGTGCATGGTTTTGAGGCGTCCTGCTTTGACGGGGTGTATGTCACCGGCATCACGCCTGAGGGCATCTCGCAGGTCAATGCTGGCCGCGTGTCCACCGAAGAAGATGAACTCGATACCTCGCGTCTGTCGCTGCGCAATGCAGATGTGACCGATGCGGCTTGA
- a CDS encoding CvpA family protein, with amino-acid sequence MSALDWVFIVILLGSVLIGAMRGLVFEVLSLISWVLAFFAARLWGAQVGMWLPMQEMDEGVRTAAGLVIVFVVAIFALGLVIRMIGKLVQMVGLRPFDRALGAMFGALRGVLLLVLIALVFMLTSMRESQIWNTSVFAPHLVSAVSVLRPWMPQEMGRHWSSLVDQFIEAGSRIAAEPR; translated from the coding sequence GTGTCGGCACTCGATTGGGTATTTATCGTGATCCTGCTGGGCTCGGTGCTGATCGGCGCCATGCGCGGTTTGGTGTTCGAGGTGCTGTCGCTGATCAGCTGGGTGCTGGCCTTTTTTGCGGCCCGGCTCTGGGGCGCGCAAGTGGGCATGTGGTTGCCGATGCAGGAGATGGACGAGGGTGTGCGGACGGCCGCAGGCCTTGTGATCGTCTTTGTTGTCGCCATCTTCGCCTTAGGCTTGGTGATCCGCATGATCGGCAAGCTGGTGCAGATGGTGGGTTTGCGCCCCTTTGACCGCGCGCTGGGCGCCATGTTTGGCGCGCTGCGCGGCGTGTTACTACTTGTACTTATCGCTCTGGTTTTTATGCTGACCTCGATGCGGGAATCGCAAATCTGGAACACTTCAGTCTTTGCACCGCATTTGGTGTCGGCAGTGTCAGTGTTGCGGCCCTGGATGCCGCAAGAAATGGGAAGACATTGGTCTTCGCTGGTGGACCAGTTCATCGAAGCTGGTTCACGCATCGCGGCAGAGCCGCGTTAA
- a CDS encoding SPOR domain-containing protein, with product MAIFNLRWPGKKQQEAESPRVIRAPRSNPAESVDAMRRRARHRLIGATVLVLAAIIGFPMLFDTQPRPVPVNASIEIPDRERVAALAVPPAANASGASHSAPSGNDNGLDAGEEIVGARNNASGTAATAPLAAGATAAAAAAAASKPADKPVTTPAKPEPAAKPEPKPEPKPAAKPEPKPEPKPEAKPKEEPKPKPAETAKPKRDDEADRVRAMMEGRTASAAAAAPAAAPAAKPAAAARYAIQVGAFAEESKAAEVRAKLQMAGVPAFTQSVKTASGTRIRVRVGPFNSKEEADSAAAKVRAQGLPAALLPL from the coding sequence ATGGCAATTTTCAATCTTCGATGGCCCGGTAAAAAGCAACAGGAAGCGGAGAGCCCGCGCGTCATTCGCGCGCCGCGCAGCAATCCTGCCGAGAGTGTGGATGCCATGCGCCGCCGCGCCCGCCACCGCCTGATCGGCGCCACGGTGCTGGTGTTGGCGGCCATCATCGGTTTTCCGATGCTGTTCGACACCCAGCCGCGCCCGGTGCCGGTGAATGCCTCGATCGAGATCCCGGACCGCGAGCGGGTGGCTGCGCTGGCGGTGCCGCCAGCTGCCAATGCCTCGGGTGCGTCTCATTCGGCGCCCAGCGGCAATGACAATGGCTTGGATGCTGGCGAAGAGATTGTCGGTGCAAGAAACAATGCCTCGGGCACGGCCGCCACCGCCCCGTTAGCGGCTGGTGCCACCGCAGCTGCAGCCGCGGCCGCGGCCAGCAAACCCGCTGACAAGCCTGTGACGACGCCCGCCAAACCCGAGCCAGCAGCCAAGCCTGAACCGAAACCTGAGCCCAAGCCAGCGGCCAAACCTGAGCCCAAGCCGGAACCCAAACCCGAAGCCAAGCCCAAGGAAGAGCCCAAGCCTAAGCCGGCCGAAACCGCCAAGCCCAAGCGCGATGACGAGGCTGACCGCGTGCGCGCGATGATGGAGGGGCGTACCGCCAGCGCGGCAGCAGCCGCTCCTGCAGCTGCGCCTGCCGCCAAACCTGCTGCCGCAGCGCGCTATGCCATCCAGGTAGGGGCCTTTGCCGAAGAGAGTAAGGCCGCCGAGGTGCGCGCCAAGCTGCAGATGGCCGGCGTGCCTGCGTTTACGCAGTCGGTCAAGACGGCATCGGGCACCCGCATTCGCGTACGGGTGGGCCCCTTCAACAGCAAGGAAGAGGCCGACAGCGCGGCCGCCAAGGTGCGTGCCCAGGGCCTGCCCGCTGCGCTGCTGCCCCTGTAA
- the folC gene encoding bifunctional tetrahydrofolate synthase/dihydrofolate synthase, with protein sequence MQTRFDTLDQWLSHCEQIHPKTIDMGLTRVKAVAERLALRFPCPVITVAGTNGKGSTCAMLEAVALESGYRPGVFTSPHLVHFEERCRVHGEIVSAADLLPHFEAVEDARLQAPEISLSYFEFTTLAILRLLSQAKLDVAILEVGLGGRLDATNIIDTDCAVITSIDLDHMDLLGPDRESIGREKAGIMRPGKPAVVSDPVPPQSVIDYAQSIGADLWRFGRDFNYEGDKQQWSWAGRGRRYAGMAYPALRGANQLVNASGVLAAYEALRQVLPVTAQAVRNGLAMVELPGRFQIVPGQPALVLDVAHNPHAIAALTANLDAMGYFPVTHAVFGAMHDKDLTPMLRRLGPLVDRWYFCDLPTERAEKAVDLQSKWNAVHMLSDQRRDVATACYPDPMAAFQAAVEAAGPADRIVVFGSFFTVGGVLKHGVPRLDAKHLS encoded by the coding sequence ATGCAAACCCGTTTCGACACCTTGGATCAGTGGCTGAGCCACTGCGAGCAGATTCATCCCAAAACCATTGACATGGGGCTGACCCGCGTCAAGGCCGTGGCAGAGCGCTTGGCGCTGCGCTTTCCCTGCCCGGTGATCACCGTGGCGGGCACCAATGGCAAGGGTTCCACCTGCGCCATGCTGGAAGCCGTCGCGCTGGAGTCGGGCTACCGTCCGGGGGTGTTCACCTCGCCGCATCTGGTGCATTTTGAGGAGCGCTGCCGCGTGCATGGCGAGATTGTCTCGGCCGCCGATTTGCTGCCGCATTTTGAGGCCGTCGAAGACGCCCGCTTGCAGGCGCCCGAGATTTCGCTGAGCTATTTCGAGTTCACCACCCTGGCGATCCTGCGTCTGTTGAGCCAAGCCAAGCTGGATGTGGCGATCCTGGAAGTCGGCCTGGGCGGCCGGCTCGATGCCACCAATATCATCGATACGGACTGCGCCGTCATTACCAGCATTGACCTGGACCATATGGATTTGCTGGGCCCTGACCGCGAATCGATCGGCCGCGAGAAGGCCGGCATCATGCGCCCGGGCAAACCGGCTGTCGTCAGCGACCCGGTACCGCCGCAAAGCGTAATTGACTATGCGCAAAGCATTGGCGCCGACCTGTGGCGCTTTGGCCGCGATTTCAACTACGAAGGCGACAAGCAGCAGTGGAGCTGGGCAGGGCGCGGCCGGCGCTATGCCGGCATGGCCTACCCGGCGCTGCGCGGTGCCAACCAGCTGGTCAACGCCTCTGGCGTGCTGGCCGCCTACGAGGCGCTGCGCCAGGTACTGCCAGTCACGGCCCAGGCGGTGCGCAATGGCCTGGCCATGGTGGAGCTGCCGGGCCGCTTCCAGATCGTGCCCGGCCAGCCCGCGCTGGTGCTGGATGTCGCGCACAACCCGCATGCGATTGCCGCGCTGACGGCCAACCTGGATGCGATGGGCTACTTCCCCGTCACCCATGCGGTCTTCGGCGCCATGCACGACAAGGATTTGACGCCGATGCTGCGCAGGCTGGGGCCCCTGGTGGACCGCTGGTATTTCTGCGATCTGCCGACCGAGCGGGCGGAGAAGGCGGTGGACCTGCAGTCCAAATGGAATGCGGTGCATATGCTGTCCGACCAGCGCCGCGATGTGGCTACAGCTTGTTACCCAGACCCCATGGCCGCATTCCAGGCCGCCGTCGAAGCGGCAGGGCCCGCTGATAGAATCGTCGTTTTCGGCTCGTTCTTTACAGTGGGCGGGGTGTTGAAGCATGGGGTGCCTCGGCTGGATGCCAAGCACCTGAGCTGA
- a CDS encoding ArsC family reductase, which yields MSNHTIAVYGIPNCSTVKKARTWLDAQGVQHQFHDFKKAGVPASHLPDWIAKASWEKLVNRQGTTWRKLDPAVQQAVADAESASALMIANPSVIKRPVVEWADGSVTVGFDEAVWSSKIA from the coding sequence ATGAGTAACCACACCATCGCCGTCTACGGCATCCCCAACTGCAGCACCGTCAAAAAAGCCCGCACCTGGCTGGATGCGCAGGGCGTTCAGCACCAGTTCCATGATTTCAAGAAAGCCGGCGTGCCCGCCAGCCACCTGCCCGACTGGATCGCCAAGGCCAGCTGGGAAAAGCTGGTCAACCGCCAAGGCACCACCTGGCGCAAGCTGGATCCCGCCGTGCAGCAGGCTGTTGCCGATGCCGAAAGCGCCAGCGCGCTGATGATTGCCAACCCCAGCGTGATCAAGCGCCCGGTGGTGGAATGGGCCGATGGCTCCGTCACTGTGGGCTTTGATGAGGCAGTCTGGAGCAGCAAGATCGCCTGA
- a CDS encoding glycine zipper 2TM domain-containing protein — protein sequence MPHLLSSRLLVLAALSALAAASPSAWAQTYTPSSDPFLPQQAPGAQPPLPAGEQPYGRVLSVTPAYRQVNTPQTVCNDQQVYSGQRTSGVGAITGAVVGGLLGNGVGHGFGRAAATGVGVIAGSAIGNQLEGGTPSYQTVRQCANQYTTQNQPDGYNVEYEYAGRRYSTRTATAPGEWLPLSVQPAAAYDNPPPQDYANTAPEPGIVVSSQPVYQQPVYMAPPPVYVAPAPVYYAPPPVMLQPSIQIGVGGYWGGHRGHWR from the coding sequence ATGCCGCATCTGCTCTCTTCCCGCCTCTTGGTGCTTGCCGCGCTGTCTGCCTTGGCAGCAGCCAGCCCTAGCGCCTGGGCCCAAACATACACTCCGTCGTCCGACCCTTTCTTGCCGCAGCAAGCCCCTGGCGCGCAGCCGCCGTTGCCTGCGGGCGAGCAGCCTTATGGCCGGGTGCTGTCGGTCACACCGGCCTACCGCCAGGTCAACACCCCGCAAACCGTCTGCAATGACCAGCAGGTGTATAGCGGCCAACGCACCTCCGGCGTGGGCGCCATTACCGGCGCCGTCGTCGGCGGCCTGCTGGGTAACGGGGTGGGCCACGGTTTTGGCCGCGCTGCTGCCACTGGCGTGGGCGTGATTGCCGGTTCGGCCATTGGCAACCAGCTGGAAGGCGGCACCCCCAGCTACCAAACGGTACGCCAGTGCGCCAACCAGTACACCACGCAAAACCAGCCCGATGGCTATAACGTGGAGTATGAATACGCTGGCCGCCGCTACAGCACCCGCACGGCCACCGCCCCCGGCGAATGGCTGCCGCTGAGCGTGCAGCCCGCCGCCGCCTACGACAACCCACCGCCCCAGGACTATGCCAACACGGCACCGGAGCCTGGCATTGTCGTCAGCAGCCAGCCCGTCTACCAGCAGCCGGTGTATATGGCTCCACCCCCTGTCTATGTCGCGCCTGCGCCTGTTTACTATGCGCCGCCACCGGTGATGCTGCAGCCGTCGATACAGATTGGCGTGGGCGGCTACTGGGGTGGCCACCGCGGCCACTGGCGTTAA
- a CDS encoding pyrimidine/purine nucleoside phosphorylase, whose translation MITESIDGVRLTTKANVYFDGKCVSHSYQLADGTKQSVGVVLAASLTFGTAAAEIMECVAGACEYKLDGSDEWQKSGPGDKFSVPANSKFDIRVAEAYHYICHYA comes from the coding sequence ATGATCACTGAGAGCATCGACGGCGTACGCCTCACCACCAAGGCCAATGTTTATTTTGATGGCAAGTGCGTCAGCCACAGCTACCAGCTGGCCGACGGCACCAAGCAATCGGTCGGCGTGGTGCTTGCAGCCAGCTTGACCTTTGGCACGGCTGCTGCCGAGATCATGGAATGCGTTGCCGGCGCCTGCGAGTACAAGCTCGACGGCAGCGACGAATGGCAAAAGTCCGGCCCTGGCGACAAGTTCAGCGTCCCGGCCAACAGCAAGTTCGATATCCGCGTGGCCGAGGCCTACCACTACATCTGCCACTACGCCTGA